One Entelurus aequoreus isolate RoL-2023_Sb linkage group LG09, RoL_Eaeq_v1.1, whole genome shotgun sequence genomic window carries:
- the psda gene encoding uncharacterized protein psda isoform X1, translated as MSQAGKVLHLYVEVRSVAEDGGRIPGIGNDGNLNIQCPDVLPHSQRSSVQSSPNWSPDPSPLTQRRMLDGRYGSPHSNSSSRHSVSSQGQPPDAIDSSAHFHQEDILPNSFEDLLQVLTCAASSSGHHCSPALTSSSHVYPYQRREVTNPSISFGKLTAPSTPTCGQRSCEVLESEGQESKTSVVTFGYVEKANVHMMGDRCPSFCQSESSSNQREQQFVPAHLRKRLSDPLRFSGHTGKGGLRSSANNSPQGSPFLHREVVARDATHRALEEFGSPELRRRFSGRSQENCSPTLPRNYLSPVQPRCTFTLPSNSQLRDLDRGVCQNSMNGFPRSPASDQLCAHTGFSSHTVAPTSVLHSRNHPQNLQSSWLGDNSPATSPPCRFHPPLPAGRPTDILHEVPRSRPSHETTTANSGRRASSFTTAYVFSARQTTSPTPSQTESLRSVSLNTGGSVSPNTDCSVSPNISGSISPNTGGSVSPNISRSISPNTGGSVSPNISRSISPNTGGSVSPNIGGSLLRKSQPYSGLHEELYPELVHVDKQSQRLKRDKCKSQIQPGRVSPVLAQLSLPVRSHSRKEQSSKNNRHMSSPLQHQQATQSAGDHTSPCLDHMKLDGPHSLNSSELIKRPVSSQTSEASAVSCTSSHQELRNTGPSQDRLKSCKLDKSRRFDSRPKECSRKHDDKAVQEHSKLVGGPSKTWQEDVQDHSKVGGPPLSSSTVPDVLETEKCQNQCSEDTAAGIQSDGSSAVSPSSRSQKIAQAKWDFLFGQQNLAEACSNKGAASATPPPCPSPPPSVHPKPADHRRGRADQAHRSSHQKVRKIEVELVSSDPRGSSPKTGVIRRTIKYSETDLDAVPLRCYRETDLDEVMRAEAEAAAEVDSAFGSRRSVQGNSSLSLAEASPKEDEDDEVASWASVRLQGERQRQRSTEDEAFGLLLKGNSEVKSPVAVGVPRQHSDSNLDSFSRHFESIMESHRAKGTSYSSLDSVDLLTTGSTSVFTFDLPTLTPEIQSQICESAKNIIQLSFAPLARPDPSEMSRSEISLNAAGAEMRGGTKDDYAPPVRTGSDQEPWRRSILKDGFHKASSVPSLHCTPRERAVNRPPELLYPQADVAERLAHGGGDDVLANGAKADLQAAKRLAKHLYHLDGFRKSDVARHLSKNNEFSRMVAEEYLSNFDFHRLTMDQALRIFLAKFPLMGETQERERVLAHFSRRYVRCNPDGNTTEDSVHTLTCAVMLLNTDLHGNNVGKRMSCSQFVSNLEGLNEGKDFSKDLLKTLYASIKNDKLQWTIDEEELRKSMSELADGRTDSASHTMKRIGRGGNHLVGVAQKADGELYKSGFLVRKVHADPDGKRTPRGKRGWKSFYATLKGRVLYLQKDEYRGERQLTEEEVKNAVSVHHSLAMRAADYRKRPNVFYLRTADWRVFLLQAPDAEHMQSWITRINAVAAMFSAPPFPAAIGSRKRFSRPLLPGSDSKLSQEEQVKSHEGRFRAASAELDDLLTSMAEHKVKGRELDEQKLRREYLEFEKTRYGTYAMLLRAKMSAGADGDLSAFEARLLEDGRNSLQRARSSPTLPQEAGDHSAAPHSPSRDKEGSAKAKA; from the exons ATGTCCCAGGCAGGCAAAGTCCTCCACCTATATGTTGAGGTGAGGTCTGTGGCCGAGGATGGTggaagaattcctggaattggaaATGATGGAAACCTGAACATTCAGTGCCCAGATGTTCTCCCCCACTCTCAGAGGAGCTCCGTCCAGTCCAGCCCCAACTGGAGTCCAGACCCTTCCCCGCTCACCCAGCGCAGAATGTTGGATGGACGTTATGGCTCGCCTCACTCTAACTCGTCTTCAAGGCACTCGGTCAGCTCTCAGGGCCAGCCCCCTGATGCCATAGATTCCTCCGCTCACTTCCACCAGGAAGACATTTTACCCAACAGTTTTGAAGACTTGCTTCAGGTGCTCACATGTGCGGCCAGCAGTTCAGGGCATCATTGCTCACCAGCACTCACGTCTTCATCGCATGTGTATCCCTACCAGAGACGGGAGGTTACCAACCCTTCTATCTCTTTCGGGAAGCTGACTGCACCTTCCACACCCACTTGCGGTCAGAGGTCCTGTGAGGTCCTTGAGTCAGAGGGACAAGAAAGCAAGACATCTGTGGTGACCTTTGGCTATGTCGAGAAAGCAAATGTTCATATGATGGGCGACCGTTGTCCTTCTTTTTGCCAAAGTGAGTCCAGCAGTAACCAAAGGGAGCAGCAGTTTGTGCCCGCTCACCTTAGGAAGAGGTTAAGTGATCCATTAAGATTCAGTGGTCACACAGGAAAGGGTGGACTTCGATCATCTGCCAATAATAGCCCACAGGGCTCACCTTTCCTGCACAGAGAGGTGGTAGCAAGAGATGCCACCCACAGGGCCTTGGAGGAGTTTGGCTCGCCAGAACTAAGGCGCCGCTTTTCAGGTCGTAGCCAAGAGAACTGCAGCCCGACCCTCCCGCGAAACTATCTCTCACCTGTCCAGCCACGCTGTACCTTCACCTTACCATCCAATTCTCAACTACGAGACCTCGACAGGGGAGTCTGCCAGAACTCCATGAATGGATTTCCAAGAAGCCCGGCATCTGATCAGCTGTGTGCCCACACTGGCTTTTCATCCCACACAGTGGCTCCAACTTCAGTACTTCATTCTCGCAACCATCCCCAGAACCTGCAATCATCCTGGCTGGGGGACAACAGTCCAGCAACCAGCCCTCCCTGCAGATTTCACCCTCCATTACCTGCTGGAAGACCCACAGATATCCTGCATGAAGTGCCAAGGAGCAGACCCAGTCATGAGACCACAACCGCTAATAGCGGTAGACGCGCCTCCTCCTTCACGACTGCTTATGTTTTTTCAGCACGACAAACTACTTCTCCAACACCTTCCCAGACCGAGTCACTGAGGTCAGTTAGTCTGAATACCGGAGGGTCAGTTAGTCCAAATACTGACTGCTCAGTCAGTCCCAATATTAGCGGGTCAATTAGTCCAAATACTGGAGGCTCAGTCAGTCCAAATATTAGCAGGTCAATTAGTCCAAATACTGGAGGCTCAGTCAGTCCCAATATTAGCAGGTCAATTAGTCCAAATACTGGAGGCTCAGTCAGTCCAAATATCGGAGGGTCATTGCTTAGAAAATCCCAACCATATTCTGGGCTTCATGAGGAGCTCTACCCTGAGCTAGTACATGTGGACAAACAGAGTCAGAGATTGAAAAGAGACAAATGCAAATCTCAAATTCAACCAGGACGTGTTTCACCTGTTTTAGCTCAGCTCAGCTTACCTGTGAGGTCTCATTCACGCAAGGAACAAAGTTCAAAAAACAATCGGCACATGTCCTCCCCACTCCAACACCAGCAGGCGACACAGTCTGCTGGAGACCACACATCTCCATGCTTGGATCACATGAAACTAGATGGCCCACACAGCCTTAATAGCTCAGAACTCATTAAAAGACCCGTCTCCTCCCAAACATCTGAGGCTTCAGCTGTGAGCTGTACCTCTTCACACCAGGAACTGAGGAACACCGGTCCGAGCCAAGACAGGCTGAAAAGCTGTAAGCTTGACAAATCCAGACGGTTTGATTCTAGACCCAAAGAGTGTTCCAGAAAGCATGATGACAAGGCCGTACAGGAGCACAGCAAATTGGTGGGGGGTCCGTCCAAGACATGGCAAGAGGACGTTCAGGATCACAGCAAGGTTGGTGGGCCCCCTTTGAGTTCCAGCACAGTTCCAGATGTTTTGGAGACGGAAAAGTGTCAAAACCAGTGCAGCGAAGATACGGCCGCAGGAATTCAG TCCGACGGAAGTTCAGCCGTGAGTCCGTCTTCAAGATCACAAAAAATTGCCCAAGCGAAGTGGGATTTCCTGTTTGGACAGCAGAACCTCGCAGAAGCTTGCAGCAATAAAG GTGCTGCGTCGGCCACGCCCCCTCCTTGCCCGagccctcccccctctgtccatCCCAAGCCAGCCGATCACAGGAGGGGGAGGGCTGACCAGGCTCACAGGTCATCGCACCAAAAGGTTCGGAAGATTGAGGTGGAGCTGGTCTCCTCAGACCCCAGAGGCTCCTCCCCCAAGACAGGTGTCATACGGCGAACCATCAAATACTCTGAGACAGATCTAGACGCCGTTCCGCTGCGCTGTTACCGGGAAACTGACCTGGACGAG GTGATGCGAGCGGAGGCGGAGGCCGCCGCTGAGGTGGATTCAGCCTTTGGGAGTCGTCGCAGTGTCCAAGGAAACTCGAGCCTAAGTCTCGCCGAAGCTTCTCCAAAGGAGGATGAGGATGACGAAGTGGCGAGCTGGGCCAGTGTCCGCTTGCAGGGAGAACGCCAGAGACAGAGATCAACCGAGGACGAGGCTTTTGGTCTCCTGCTGAAGGG GAACTCTGAGGTCAAGTCTCCGGTGGCTGTGGGCGTCCCCCGCCAGCACTCTGACAGCAACCTGGACTCTTTCAGTCGCCATTTTGAAAGCATCATGGAGTCTCACCGGGCCAAAGGAACCTCATACAGCAGTCTAGACAGCGTCGACCTCCTGACGACTGGATCAACGTCTGTGTTCACCTTTGACCTGCCCACGCTCACGCCCGAGATCCAG AGCCAGATCTGCGAGAGTGCCAAGAATATCATCCAGCTCAGTTTTGCTCCCTTGGCTCGTCCGGACCCGTCCGAGATGTCTCGCTCCGAAATCAGCCTCAACGCGGCGGGGGCCGAGATGCGTGGCGGCACCAAAGACGACTACGCTCCTCCTGTCCGGACCGGGTCGGACCAAGAGCCGTGGCGGCGCTCTATCCTCAAAGATGGCTTCCACAAAGCCAGCTCGGTACCGTCGCTCCACTGCACTCCAAG AGAACGTGCGGTCAACCGCCCCCCCGAGCTGCTCTACCCGCAGGCCGACGTGGCCGAGCGACTGGCGCACGGTGGCGGCGACGACGTGCTGGCAAACGGCGCCAAGGCTGACCTGCAGGCCGCCAAACGCCTCGCCAAGCACCTGTACCACCTGGACGGCTTCAGAAAGTCTGACGTGGCTCGACATCTCAGCAAGAa tAATGAGTTCAGTCGTATGGTGGCTGAAGAATATCTCAGCAACTTTGACTTCCACAGACTGACTATGGACCAGGCCCTCAG AATCTTCCTGGCCAAGTTCCCCCTGATGGGAGAAACTCAGGAGCGCGAGCGAGTGCTGGCTCACTTCTCCAGACGCTACGTGCGCTGCAACCCAGACGGCAACACCACGGAAG ACAGCGTCCACACTCTCACATGTGCAGTGATGCTGCTCAACACTGATCTCCATGGCAAC aACGTCGGCAAGAGGATGTCCTGCAGTCAGTTTGTGTCCAACCTGGAAGGCCTCAATGAGGGAAAAGATTTCTCCAAAGACCTGCTGAAG ACGTTGTACGCGTCCATCAAGAACGACAAGCTACAGTGGACCAT CGATGAGGAGGAGTTGAGGAAGTCCATGTCCGAGTTGGCCGACGGTCGAACAGACTCCGCCTCCCACACCATGAAGCGAATCGGACGTGGCGGCAACCACCTGGTGGGTGTGGCCCAGAAGGCGGACGGCGAGCTCTACAAGAGCGGCTTCCTGGTCCGCAAAGTCCACGCCGACCCGGACGGAAAGAGAA CGCCACGTGGGAAGCGGGGGTGGAAGTCTTTCTACGCCACCTTGAAGGGTCGAGTGCTCTACCTGCAGAAG GACGAGTACCGTGGCGAGCGGCAGCTGACGGAGGAGGAGGTGAAGAACGCTGTGTCCGTGCACCACTCCCTCGCCATGAGAGCCGCCGACTACCGCAAACGCCCCAACGTCTTCTACCTGCGCACGGCCGACTGGCGGGTGTTTTTGCTGCAGGCGCC GGACGCCGAGCACATGCAGTCGTGGATCACGCGCATCAACGCCGTGGCGGCCATGTTCTCTGCACCCCCGTTCCCGGCGGCCATCGGCTCTCGAAAGAGATTCAGCCGTCCGCTGCTCCCGGGGTCCGACTCCAAGCTGTCGCAG GAAGAGCAGGTGAAATCCCACGAGGGTCGCTTCAGGGCCGCGTCCGCCGAGCTGGATGACCTCTTGACCTCCATGGCCGAGCACAAGGTGAAAGGTCGCGAGCTGGACGAGCAGAAGCTGCGGCGGGAGTACTTGGAGTTTGAG AAAACCCGTTACGGTACGTACGCCATGCTGCTGAGGGCCAAGATGTCCGCCGGCGCCGACGGCGACCTGTCGGCTTTCGAGGCGCGGCTCCTGGAGGACGGCCGCAACAGCCTGCAGAGGGCGCGCTCCAGCCCCACGCTGCCGCAGGAAGCGGGCGACCACAGCGCCGCGCCACACTCGCCGAGCAGAGACAAAGAAGGAAGCGCGAAGGCGAAGGCGTAA
- the psda gene encoding PH and SEC7 domain-containing protein 1 isoform X4, with product MSPASDGSSAVSPSSRSQKIAQAKWDFLFGQQNLAEACSNKGAASATPPPCPSPPPSVHPKPADHRRGRADQAHRSSHQKVRKIEVELVSSDPRGSSPKTGVIRRTIKYSETDLDAVPLRCYRETDLDEVMRAEAEAAAEVDSAFGSRRSVQGNSSLSLAEASPKEDEDDEVASWASVRLQGERQRQRSTEDEAFGLLLKGNSEVKSPVAVGVPRQHSDSNLDSFSRHFESIMESHRAKGTSYSSLDSVDLLTTGSTSVFTFDLPTLTPEIQSQICESAKNIIQLSFAPLARPDPSEMSRSEISLNAAGAEMRGGTKDDYAPPVRTGSDQEPWRRSILKDGFHKASSVPSLHCTPRERAVNRPPELLYPQADVAERLAHGGGDDVLANGAKADLQAAKRLAKHLYHLDGFRKSDVARHLSKNNEFSRMVAEEYLSNFDFHRLTMDQALRIFLAKFPLMGETQERERVLAHFSRRYVRCNPDGNTTEDSVHTLTCAVMLLNTDLHGNNVGKRMSCSQFVSNLEGLNEGKDFSKDLLKTLYASIKNDKLQWTIDEEELRKSMSELADGRTDSASHTMKRIGRGGNHLVGVAQKADGELYKSGFLVRKVHADPDGKRTPRGKRGWKSFYATLKGRVLYLQKDEYRGERQLTEEEVKNAVSVHHSLAMRAADYRKRPNVFYLRTADWRVFLLQAPDAEHMQSWITRINAVAAMFSAPPFPAAIGSRKRFSRPLLPGSDSKLSQEEQVKSHEGRFRAASAELDDLLTSMAEHKVKGRELDEQKLRREYLEFEKTRYGTYAMLLRAKMSAGADGDLSAFEARLLEDGRNSLQRARSSPTLPQEAGDHSAAPHSPSRDKEGSAKAKA from the exons TCCGACGGAAGTTCAGCCGTGAGTCCGTCTTCAAGATCACAAAAAATTGCCCAAGCGAAGTGGGATTTCCTGTTTGGACAGCAGAACCTCGCAGAAGCTTGCAGCAATAAAG GTGCTGCGTCGGCCACGCCCCCTCCTTGCCCGagccctcccccctctgtccatCCCAAGCCAGCCGATCACAGGAGGGGGAGGGCTGACCAGGCTCACAGGTCATCGCACCAAAAGGTTCGGAAGATTGAGGTGGAGCTGGTCTCCTCAGACCCCAGAGGCTCCTCCCCCAAGACAGGTGTCATACGGCGAACCATCAAATACTCTGAGACAGATCTAGACGCCGTTCCGCTGCGCTGTTACCGGGAAACTGACCTGGACGAG GTGATGCGAGCGGAGGCGGAGGCCGCCGCTGAGGTGGATTCAGCCTTTGGGAGTCGTCGCAGTGTCCAAGGAAACTCGAGCCTAAGTCTCGCCGAAGCTTCTCCAAAGGAGGATGAGGATGACGAAGTGGCGAGCTGGGCCAGTGTCCGCTTGCAGGGAGAACGCCAGAGACAGAGATCAACCGAGGACGAGGCTTTTGGTCTCCTGCTGAAGGG GAACTCTGAGGTCAAGTCTCCGGTGGCTGTGGGCGTCCCCCGCCAGCACTCTGACAGCAACCTGGACTCTTTCAGTCGCCATTTTGAAAGCATCATGGAGTCTCACCGGGCCAAAGGAACCTCATACAGCAGTCTAGACAGCGTCGACCTCCTGACGACTGGATCAACGTCTGTGTTCACCTTTGACCTGCCCACGCTCACGCCCGAGATCCAG AGCCAGATCTGCGAGAGTGCCAAGAATATCATCCAGCTCAGTTTTGCTCCCTTGGCTCGTCCGGACCCGTCCGAGATGTCTCGCTCCGAAATCAGCCTCAACGCGGCGGGGGCCGAGATGCGTGGCGGCACCAAAGACGACTACGCTCCTCCTGTCCGGACCGGGTCGGACCAAGAGCCGTGGCGGCGCTCTATCCTCAAAGATGGCTTCCACAAAGCCAGCTCGGTACCGTCGCTCCACTGCACTCCAAG AGAACGTGCGGTCAACCGCCCCCCCGAGCTGCTCTACCCGCAGGCCGACGTGGCCGAGCGACTGGCGCACGGTGGCGGCGACGACGTGCTGGCAAACGGCGCCAAGGCTGACCTGCAGGCCGCCAAACGCCTCGCCAAGCACCTGTACCACCTGGACGGCTTCAGAAAGTCTGACGTGGCTCGACATCTCAGCAAGAa tAATGAGTTCAGTCGTATGGTGGCTGAAGAATATCTCAGCAACTTTGACTTCCACAGACTGACTATGGACCAGGCCCTCAG AATCTTCCTGGCCAAGTTCCCCCTGATGGGAGAAACTCAGGAGCGCGAGCGAGTGCTGGCTCACTTCTCCAGACGCTACGTGCGCTGCAACCCAGACGGCAACACCACGGAAG ACAGCGTCCACACTCTCACATGTGCAGTGATGCTGCTCAACACTGATCTCCATGGCAAC aACGTCGGCAAGAGGATGTCCTGCAGTCAGTTTGTGTCCAACCTGGAAGGCCTCAATGAGGGAAAAGATTTCTCCAAAGACCTGCTGAAG ACGTTGTACGCGTCCATCAAGAACGACAAGCTACAGTGGACCAT CGATGAGGAGGAGTTGAGGAAGTCCATGTCCGAGTTGGCCGACGGTCGAACAGACTCCGCCTCCCACACCATGAAGCGAATCGGACGTGGCGGCAACCACCTGGTGGGTGTGGCCCAGAAGGCGGACGGCGAGCTCTACAAGAGCGGCTTCCTGGTCCGCAAAGTCCACGCCGACCCGGACGGAAAGAGAA CGCCACGTGGGAAGCGGGGGTGGAAGTCTTTCTACGCCACCTTGAAGGGTCGAGTGCTCTACCTGCAGAAG GACGAGTACCGTGGCGAGCGGCAGCTGACGGAGGAGGAGGTGAAGAACGCTGTGTCCGTGCACCACTCCCTCGCCATGAGAGCCGCCGACTACCGCAAACGCCCCAACGTCTTCTACCTGCGCACGGCCGACTGGCGGGTGTTTTTGCTGCAGGCGCC GGACGCCGAGCACATGCAGTCGTGGATCACGCGCATCAACGCCGTGGCGGCCATGTTCTCTGCACCCCCGTTCCCGGCGGCCATCGGCTCTCGAAAGAGATTCAGCCGTCCGCTGCTCCCGGGGTCCGACTCCAAGCTGTCGCAG GAAGAGCAGGTGAAATCCCACGAGGGTCGCTTCAGGGCCGCGTCCGCCGAGCTGGATGACCTCTTGACCTCCATGGCCGAGCACAAGGTGAAAGGTCGCGAGCTGGACGAGCAGAAGCTGCGGCGGGAGTACTTGGAGTTTGAG AAAACCCGTTACGGTACGTACGCCATGCTGCTGAGGGCCAAGATGTCCGCCGGCGCCGACGGCGACCTGTCGGCTTTCGAGGCGCGGCTCCTGGAGGACGGCCGCAACAGCCTGCAGAGGGCGCGCTCCAGCCCCACGCTGCCGCAGGAAGCGGGCGACCACAGCGCCGCGCCACACTCGCCGAGCAGAGACAAAGAAGGAAGCGCGAAGGCGAAGGCGTAA
- the psda gene encoding PH and SEC7 domain-containing protein 1 isoform X3, protein MRVKFRLEGKRQLRSLTAIVSWKSIFFERIRHLWSGLEYLKRVHVWTLDYTVRTEPIRLPRKRKATNANKILDPEESDGSSAVSPSSRSQKIAQAKWDFLFGQQNLAEACSNKGAASATPPPCPSPPPSVHPKPADHRRGRADQAHRSSHQKVRKIEVELVSSDPRGSSPKTGVIRRTIKYSETDLDAVPLRCYRETDLDEVMRAEAEAAAEVDSAFGSRRSVQGNSSLSLAEASPKEDEDDEVASWASVRLQGERQRQRSTEDEAFGLLLKGNSEVKSPVAVGVPRQHSDSNLDSFSRHFESIMESHRAKGTSYSSLDSVDLLTTGSTSVFTFDLPTLTPEIQSQICESAKNIIQLSFAPLARPDPSEMSRSEISLNAAGAEMRGGTKDDYAPPVRTGSDQEPWRRSILKDGFHKASSVPSLHCTPRERAVNRPPELLYPQADVAERLAHGGGDDVLANGAKADLQAAKRLAKHLYHLDGFRKSDVARHLSKNNEFSRMVAEEYLSNFDFHRLTMDQALRIFLAKFPLMGETQERERVLAHFSRRYVRCNPDGNTTEDSVHTLTCAVMLLNTDLHGNNVGKRMSCSQFVSNLEGLNEGKDFSKDLLKTLYASIKNDKLQWTIDEEELRKSMSELADGRTDSASHTMKRIGRGGNHLVGVAQKADGELYKSGFLVRKVHADPDGKRTPRGKRGWKSFYATLKGRVLYLQKDEYRGERQLTEEEVKNAVSVHHSLAMRAADYRKRPNVFYLRTADWRVFLLQAPDAEHMQSWITRINAVAAMFSAPPFPAAIGSRKRFSRPLLPGSDSKLSQEEQVKSHEGRFRAASAELDDLLTSMAEHKVKGRELDEQKLRREYLEFEKTRYGTYAMLLRAKMSAGADGDLSAFEARLLEDGRNSLQRARSSPTLPQEAGDHSAAPHSPSRDKEGSAKAKA, encoded by the exons TCCGACGGAAGTTCAGCCGTGAGTCCGTCTTCAAGATCACAAAAAATTGCCCAAGCGAAGTGGGATTTCCTGTTTGGACAGCAGAACCTCGCAGAAGCTTGCAGCAATAAAG GTGCTGCGTCGGCCACGCCCCCTCCTTGCCCGagccctcccccctctgtccatCCCAAGCCAGCCGATCACAGGAGGGGGAGGGCTGACCAGGCTCACAGGTCATCGCACCAAAAGGTTCGGAAGATTGAGGTGGAGCTGGTCTCCTCAGACCCCAGAGGCTCCTCCCCCAAGACAGGTGTCATACGGCGAACCATCAAATACTCTGAGACAGATCTAGACGCCGTTCCGCTGCGCTGTTACCGGGAAACTGACCTGGACGAG GTGATGCGAGCGGAGGCGGAGGCCGCCGCTGAGGTGGATTCAGCCTTTGGGAGTCGTCGCAGTGTCCAAGGAAACTCGAGCCTAAGTCTCGCCGAAGCTTCTCCAAAGGAGGATGAGGATGACGAAGTGGCGAGCTGGGCCAGTGTCCGCTTGCAGGGAGAACGCCAGAGACAGAGATCAACCGAGGACGAGGCTTTTGGTCTCCTGCTGAAGGG GAACTCTGAGGTCAAGTCTCCGGTGGCTGTGGGCGTCCCCCGCCAGCACTCTGACAGCAACCTGGACTCTTTCAGTCGCCATTTTGAAAGCATCATGGAGTCTCACCGGGCCAAAGGAACCTCATACAGCAGTCTAGACAGCGTCGACCTCCTGACGACTGGATCAACGTCTGTGTTCACCTTTGACCTGCCCACGCTCACGCCCGAGATCCAG AGCCAGATCTGCGAGAGTGCCAAGAATATCATCCAGCTCAGTTTTGCTCCCTTGGCTCGTCCGGACCCGTCCGAGATGTCTCGCTCCGAAATCAGCCTCAACGCGGCGGGGGCCGAGATGCGTGGCGGCACCAAAGACGACTACGCTCCTCCTGTCCGGACCGGGTCGGACCAAGAGCCGTGGCGGCGCTCTATCCTCAAAGATGGCTTCCACAAAGCCAGCTCGGTACCGTCGCTCCACTGCACTCCAAG AGAACGTGCGGTCAACCGCCCCCCCGAGCTGCTCTACCCGCAGGCCGACGTGGCCGAGCGACTGGCGCACGGTGGCGGCGACGACGTGCTGGCAAACGGCGCCAAGGCTGACCTGCAGGCCGCCAAACGCCTCGCCAAGCACCTGTACCACCTGGACGGCTTCAGAAAGTCTGACGTGGCTCGACATCTCAGCAAGAa tAATGAGTTCAGTCGTATGGTGGCTGAAGAATATCTCAGCAACTTTGACTTCCACAGACTGACTATGGACCAGGCCCTCAG AATCTTCCTGGCCAAGTTCCCCCTGATGGGAGAAACTCAGGAGCGCGAGCGAGTGCTGGCTCACTTCTCCAGACGCTACGTGCGCTGCAACCCAGACGGCAACACCACGGAAG ACAGCGTCCACACTCTCACATGTGCAGTGATGCTGCTCAACACTGATCTCCATGGCAAC aACGTCGGCAAGAGGATGTCCTGCAGTCAGTTTGTGTCCAACCTGGAAGGCCTCAATGAGGGAAAAGATTTCTCCAAAGACCTGCTGAAG ACGTTGTACGCGTCCATCAAGAACGACAAGCTACAGTGGACCAT CGATGAGGAGGAGTTGAGGAAGTCCATGTCCGAGTTGGCCGACGGTCGAACAGACTCCGCCTCCCACACCATGAAGCGAATCGGACGTGGCGGCAACCACCTGGTGGGTGTGGCCCAGAAGGCGGACGGCGAGCTCTACAAGAGCGGCTTCCTGGTCCGCAAAGTCCACGCCGACCCGGACGGAAAGAGAA CGCCACGTGGGAAGCGGGGGTGGAAGTCTTTCTACGCCACCTTGAAGGGTCGAGTGCTCTACCTGCAGAAG GACGAGTACCGTGGCGAGCGGCAGCTGACGGAGGAGGAGGTGAAGAACGCTGTGTCCGTGCACCACTCCCTCGCCATGAGAGCCGCCGACTACCGCAAACGCCCCAACGTCTTCTACCTGCGCACGGCCGACTGGCGGGTGTTTTTGCTGCAGGCGCC GGACGCCGAGCACATGCAGTCGTGGATCACGCGCATCAACGCCGTGGCGGCCATGTTCTCTGCACCCCCGTTCCCGGCGGCCATCGGCTCTCGAAAGAGATTCAGCCGTCCGCTGCTCCCGGGGTCCGACTCCAAGCTGTCGCAG GAAGAGCAGGTGAAATCCCACGAGGGTCGCTTCAGGGCCGCGTCCGCCGAGCTGGATGACCTCTTGACCTCCATGGCCGAGCACAAGGTGAAAGGTCGCGAGCTGGACGAGCAGAAGCTGCGGCGGGAGTACTTGGAGTTTGAG AAAACCCGTTACGGTACGTACGCCATGCTGCTGAGGGCCAAGATGTCCGCCGGCGCCGACGGCGACCTGTCGGCTTTCGAGGCGCGGCTCCTGGAGGACGGCCGCAACAGCCTGCAGAGGGCGCGCTCCAGCCCCACGCTGCCGCAGGAAGCGGGCGACCACAGCGCCGCGCCACACTCGCCGAGCAGAGACAAAGAAGGAAGCGCGAAGGCGAAGGCGTAA